One Natrinema longum genomic window, CGAGCCCCGCACAGCAACGAGCGCGTCCGCGGCGGCGCTGGCGTCGACGATACCGTGTCCATACCGGGTGTCTAGCCGCCCATCACCGTCGGCAGTCGTGACACCGCGCTCCGTGTGGCGGTTCTCGGGAACTCGAGCCGTCTCAGTGAGCGCCGTTTCGATTTCGTCGGGCGTGGCATCGGATTCGGCCGACAGCAGGAGGGCAGCCGTCCCCGAGACGTGTGGCGCCGCCATCGACGTCCCTGGGATAGTCGCATAGCCGCCGTCGGGACCGGCGCTCGTGACCGCCACGCCGGGTGCGACGACGTCGGGGACGACGTACGACGGTGGAGCGTCCCAGTCGGACGGCGATCCGTTCCAGTCGGTCCGGGTGAGCCGTTGGCCGCCGGAGAACGGCGGAACGGCCCCCTCCCCGTCGACTGCACCGACGCTGATCGTCTCGTAGACGTTACCGGGGGAGCCGGAGGTTCCCGCTCCTTCGTTACCGACCGCCCCGACGACGACCGCTCCGCTGTGGCGTGCGTTTCGCACTGGATCGATCAGTGCCGGGTACGCCCCGGTCGCCCCGAGGCTGAGATTGATTACGTCGGCGTCCGACCGAAGGGCCCATTCCATCCCCGCAACGACCTGCGCGAACGAGCCGCTGGTCTCGCTCATGACGAGTCCGTGGAGCAACTCGGCCTCGGGGGCGACGCCGATCGCGGTGCCGCTCGTCGCCCCGCCGGCGACCGTTCCGCTGACGTGTGTCCCGTGTGTTCCCGTATCGTGTGGCGTCGACCCGGAGATCCGCTGGCCGCTCGCATCGAACTCCGCCCACCCACCGGGATAGGTCGGATCCGACGGATCGTCGGTCGCGAGGTCGATGTCGGGGTGGGAGATGTCGACCCCGGTATCGAGAACTGCAACGCGAACGCCCTCGCCACGCGTGTCGTACTCTTCCCAGACAGTCGGTGCGTTTACCTGTGCGACGCCGGCCGTCGTGTTCAGTTCGCCCACTGTCGACCCTGACGATCCGACCGAGGCCGTCGTGTTCACTCGCCGCGGGGAGTCGGGGATCGACACCTCGAAGTTCTCGTGGACAGCTTCGACCGCGCCGAACTGCTCGAACGTCTCGTAGTCGACGGTCCCGGTATCGACCTCGACGAGAACGGCGTTCGTCAGCCAGAACGTCTCCTCGACGGACAGCCCATCGGTCTCCCGGACGTGCTCGAGAAGCGATTCCTGCGTCGACGCGGCGTGGGTCTCGAGCCGGCGTTCCGCCGCGACCTCGCCGACGCCCTCGGGAACCGACGCCTCCTCGAGTCGAACGACGGCCTCGACGGTCGTTCCGTTCGTGGGGAGACCATCGTCGATGACGATGTCGTCGTCCGTGGATTCGGTCTCTGTAGCGGAAGCGTCATTGAGACCGAACCCGAGCACGACCGGCGCGAACACGGACG contains:
- a CDS encoding S8 family serine peptidase translates to MVPRRPNPVSLPVFAVVTCLLLASVFAPVVLGFGLNDASATETESTDDDIVIDDGLPTNGTTVEAVVRLEEASVPEGVGEVAAERRLETHAASTQESLLEHVRETDGLSVEETFWLTNAVLVEVDTGTVDYETFEQFGAVEAVHENFEVSIPDSPRRVNTTASVGSSGSTVGELNTTAGVAQVNAPTVWEEYDTRGEGVRVAVLDTGVDISHPDIDLATDDPSDPTYPGGWAEFDASGQRISGSTPHDTGTHGTHVSGTVAGGATSGTAIGVAPEAELLHGLVMSETSGSFAQVVAGMEWALRSDADVINLSLGATGAYPALIDPVRNARHSGAVVVGAVGNEGAGTSGSPGNVYETISVGAVDGEGAVPPFSGGQRLTRTDWNGSPSDWDAPPSYVVPDVVAPGVAVTSAGPDGGYATIPGTSMAAPHVSGTAALLLSAESDATPDEIETALTETARVPENRHTERGVTTADGDGRLDTRYGHGIVDASAAADALVAVRGSTDPNTVRSSDVDTTDDPSSTSPPVFAAGIVLVGVTLTLALLARYRFGER